The following coding sequences are from one Primulina eburnea isolate SZY01 chromosome 15, ASM2296580v1, whole genome shotgun sequence window:
- the LOC140815723 gene encoding probable galacturonosyltransferase-like 4 isoform X1 — translation MAFWSSHSYHFLLLGLLSLLLLHPTTNTTAAIRLHIVQKTTPSATTVPAFREAPAFRNGDTCCSPHKDDTIHIVMPLDSNYIRGTIAAVLSILQHSTCPENVSFHFLSAHLELEIYSLIKSTFPYLTFKMYRFDSNRVRGKISKSIRQALDQPLNYARIYMPDILPIDVKRVIYLDSDIIVVDDIAKLWGVDLGKKVLAAPEYCHANFTNYFTDAFWSDVNLSRTFEGRHPCYFNTGVMVVDVDQWRKGGYTQKVEEWMAVQKQKRIYHLGSLPPILLIFAGNIKPVDHRWNQHGLGGDNLEGKCRGLHPGPISLLHWSGKGKPWLRLDSRRTCTVDYLWAPYDLYRSSRVALED, via the coding sequence ATGGCCTTTTGGAGCTCCCATTCATATCATTTCCTCCTCCTCGGCCTCCTGtctctcctcctcctccaccccACCACCAACACCACCGCCGCCATCCGCCTCCACATTGTCCAAAAAACAACCCCTTCTGCTACCACCGTTCCTGCTTTTCGGGAAGCACCGGCGTTTCGCAACGGTGATACGTGCTGCAGCCCGCATAAAGATGACACCATCCACATTGTCATGCCTCTCGATTCGAATTACATCAGAGGCACGATCGCAGCGGTGTTATCGATCTTGCAGCATTCTACGTGCCCGGAGAATGTCTCATTCCACTTCCTATCTGCCCATCTCGAGCTAGAAATATATTCCTTGATCAAGTCCACCTTCCCTTACCTCACCTTCAAAATGTACCGTTTTGATTCGAATAGGGTTCGTGGGAAGATATCTAAATCTATAAGGCAAGCCCTCGACCAGCCCCTAAATTACGCACGAATATACATGCCTGACATCCTCCCTATAGATGTAAAACGTGTGATATATTTAGACTCGGACATCATAGTCGTGGATGATATAGCAAAACTATGGGGTGTGGATTTAGGAAAAAAGGTGTTGGCCGCACCAGAGTATTGCCATgcaaatttcacaaattatttcACCGACGCGTTTTGGTCGGACGTGAATTTGTCTAGGACGTTCGAGGGACGACATCCATGCTATTTTAACACCGGTGTTATGGTGGTGGATGTCGATCAATGGAGGAAAGGAGGATACACCCAGAAGGTAGAGGAGTGGATGGCAGTACAAAAGCAAAAAAGAATATATCATTTAGGATCATTGCCTCCTATTTTACTTATTTTTGCAGGTAATATCAAGCCAGTGGATCATAGGTGGAATCAGCACGGTTTAGGGGGAGACAATTTAGAAGGCAAATGTAGAGGACTTCACCCTGGCCCAATCAGCCTCCTACATTGGAGTGGTAAAGGTAAACCATGGTTGAGATTGGACTCAAGGAGGACATGCACCGTGGATTACCTGTGGGCGCCATACGATCTCTACCGTTCCTCTCGTGTCGCGTTAGAAGACTAA
- the LOC140815723 gene encoding probable galacturonosyltransferase-like 4 isoform X2, with amino-acid sequence MAFWSSHSYHFLLLGLLSLLLLHPTTNTTAAIRLHIVQKTTPSATTVPAFREAPAFRNGDTCCSPHKDDTIHIVMPLDSNYIRGTIAAVLSILQHSTCPENVSFHFLSAHLELEIYSLIKSTFPYLTFKMYRFDSNRVRGKISKSIRQALDQPLNYARIYMPDILPIDVKRVIYLDSDIIVVDDIAKLWGVDLGKKVLAAPEYCHANFTNYFTDAFWSDVNLSRTFEGRHPCYFNTGVMVVDVDQWRKGGYTQKVISSQWIIGGISTV; translated from the exons ATGGCCTTTTGGAGCTCCCATTCATATCATTTCCTCCTCCTCGGCCTCCTGtctctcctcctcctccaccccACCACCAACACCACCGCCGCCATCCGCCTCCACATTGTCCAAAAAACAACCCCTTCTGCTACCACCGTTCCTGCTTTTCGGGAAGCACCGGCGTTTCGCAACGGTGATACGTGCTGCAGCCCGCATAAAGATGACACCATCCACATTGTCATGCCTCTCGATTCGAATTACATCAGAGGCACGATCGCAGCGGTGTTATCGATCTTGCAGCATTCTACGTGCCCGGAGAATGTCTCATTCCACTTCCTATCTGCCCATCTCGAGCTAGAAATATATTCCTTGATCAAGTCCACCTTCCCTTACCTCACCTTCAAAATGTACCGTTTTGATTCGAATAGGGTTCGTGGGAAGATATCTAAATCTATAAGGCAAGCCCTCGACCAGCCCCTAAATTACGCACGAATATACATGCCTGACATCCTCCCTATAGATGTAAAACGTGTGATATATTTAGACTCGGACATCATAGTCGTGGATGATATAGCAAAACTATGGGGTGTGGATTTAGGAAAAAAGGTGTTGGCCGCACCAGAGTATTGCCATgcaaatttcacaaattatttcACCGACGCGTTTTGGTCGGACGTGAATTTGTCTAGGACGTTCGAGGGACGACATCCATGCTATTTTAACACCGGTGTTATGGTGGTGGATGTCGATCAATGGAGGAAAGGAGGATACACCCAGAAG GTAATATCAAGCCAGTGGATCATAGGTGGAATCAGCACGGTTTAG
- the LOC140814300 gene encoding S-adenosylmethionine decarboxylase proenzyme 4-like, producing the protein MAISGFEGFEKRLELHFFGDDPAAGKGLRLLDFVSLEKVLHAVQCTVVSAVGNKYFDSYVLSESSLFVYPTKIIIKTCGTTQLLKSVHPLLDHALTLGLTLCGCKYTRGSFIFPDAQPYPHTSFKDEVVFLEENLPKNISCRKALVMNSKSCHKWHVFTGCDDGNIFAMEEMHTDDLYTVEICMTGLDRILAKNFFRRVGDGKNGDSAGKEMTELTGIRGINKKALICDYAFDPCGYSMNGIDGNRYSTVHVTPEDGFSYASFECVGPVYDHRNEFFEVLKKAVKVFRPAELSVSTTCATSGHELWRGVEKAMEPLGMRLRSRVANEFPTAGTIVFQTFSTRKM; encoded by the coding sequence ATGGCGATTTCCGGGTTCGAGGGATTTGAGAAGAGGCTGGAGTTGCATTTCTTCGGCGATGATCCGGCTGCTGGGAAAGGTCTCCGGCTGTTGGATTTTGTGTCACTAGAGAAAGTATTGCATGCGGTGCAGTGCACCGTGGTGTCAGCTGTGGGGAATAAATATTTCGACTCTTACGTTTTATCAGAATCAAGCCTCTTTGTTTACCCGACAAAAATCATCATCAAAACTTGTGGGACTACACAATTGCTCAAATCTGTCCATCCTTTGTTGGATCACGCTTTGACTTTGGGGCTCACCTTGTGCGGGTGCAAATACACCCGCGGCAGCTTCATTTTCCCAGATGCCCAGCCCTACCCCCACACAAGTTTTAAGGATGAAGTTGTGTTCTTGGAAGAGAATTTGCCTAAGAATATTTCGTGCAGAAAGGCCTTGGTGATGAACTCGAAATCTTGTCACAAGTGGCATGTTTTTACTGGTTGTGATGATGGGAACATTTTCGCTATGGAGGAGATGCATACAGATGATCTGTACACTGTTGAGATCTGCATGACTGGGCTGGACCGGATTCTGGCTAAGAATTTTTTCCGACGGGTCGGGGATGGAAAAAACGGCGACTCTGCTGGAAAAGAGATGACGGAGTTGACCGGGATTAGGGGCATTAACAAGAAGGCCCTTATTTGTGATTATGCTTTTGATCCTTGTGGATATTCGATGAACGGAATTGACGGGAACCGTTATTCGACTGTTCATGTGACACCGGAGGATGGGTTCAGTTACGCCAGTTTCGAGTGTGTTGGCCCGGTTTATGATCACCGGAACGAGTTTTTCGAGGTCTTGAAGAAGGCCGTGAAGGTATTCCGGCCGGCAGAGTTATCGGTGTCGACGACTTGCGCCACCAGCGGGCACGAGCTGTGGAGGGGGGTGGAGAAGGCCATGGAGCCACTTGGTATGAGACTTCGGAGCCGTGTCGCCAACGAGTTTCCGACCGCTGGGACCATCGTTTTTCAAACATTTTCGACCCGCAAAATGTAG
- the LOC140814985 gene encoding uncharacterized protein, with protein sequence MDQPPKPSTGQQSQPPAGRSQSPSVLHQNDADEDDDNVKQLRECSSHYLALQDCMVNTNRNWKSCQKEVQALKACNERRKNG encoded by the exons ATGGATCAACCTCCTAAACCCAGCACCGGCCAGCAAAGTCAGCCACCTGCCGGCCGGTCACAGTCACCGTCCGTACTTCACCAAAACGATGCAGATGAGGATGATGACAACGTCAAGCAACTTCGAGAATGCTCTTCTCACTACTTGGCATTGCAG GATTGTATGGTAAATACCAACAGGAATTGGAAGTCCTGCCAAAAGG AAGTTCAAGCTTTGAAGGCATGCAACGAGAGAAGAAAAAATGGctga
- the LOC140814984 gene encoding protein DMP2, translated as MSSKSSNLSQKSSTKSITQETLTGFGNLIKLLPTASVFMFQFLNPVLTNNGHCHTINKYLSSILIAICGFSCCFASFTDSYTDGEGEIHYGIATRTGLWPVSSSSSSQNLSSYKLRFGDFVHAFFSLIVFAVVALLDPNSVECFYPSFESTQKVLLMVLPPVIVAVSGSLFVVFPNKRHGIGYPSSRSSTPSASTSA; from the coding sequence atgtCATCGAAATCAAGCAACTTATCACAGAAAAGTTCAACCAAAAGCATCACACAAGAAACCTTGACCGGTTTCGGCAACCTCATCAAGCTCCTCCCTACGGCCTCTGTCTTCATGTTCCAATTCCTCAACCCTGTCCTAACAAACAATGGCCATTGCCACACCATCAACAAGTACTTATCAAGCATCCTGATCGCAATCTGTGGCTTTTCTTGTTGTTTCGCCTCGTTTACCGATAGCTACACTGATGGCGAAGGAGAGATACATTATGGCATTGCAACAAGAACCGGGCTCTGGCCTGTTTCTTCTTCCTCCTCCTCACAAAACTTGTCATCATACAAACTCCGGTTTGGAGACTTTGTTCACGCGTTTTTCTCGTTGATCGTGTTCGCAGTTGTGGCCCTTTTGGACCCTAACTCTGTTGAATGCTTCTATCCATCGTTTGAGTCTACACAGAAGGTGTTGTTGATGGTGCTGCCACCGGTTATCGTGGCGGTTTCGGGGTCTTTGTTTGTTGTGTTTCCAAACAAACGCCATGGAATAGGATACCCTTCAAGCCGGAGTTCAACTCCATCTGCAAGCACTTCAGCTTAA